From Scatophagus argus isolate fScaArg1 chromosome 2, fScaArg1.pri, whole genome shotgun sequence:
agtgtgtgtgcgtgaatgtgtgagtgtgtgcaggtgtgagtgcgtgtgtgtgtgtgtgtgtgtgtgtgtgagtgagtgtgtgtgtgtgagtgtgtgcgtgcttcATCAGATCCTCTGTGATCTGAATGTGTGTCCCACGTCAGAGTGACGTTCAGGTCGTCTGTCAGGTACGTTCATCAGATGTGATTGTCTCCTGTGGACTCAGCAGGAAGTAAAGCAATCCAGAACAGGAAGTCACATGATTTAAGTTTAGTTTTTCCTTCACAAACGTCTCgtgttgcagctgcagatgtGACGCTTTGCTGCTCGTCTTCGTCTGATGCGGCTGATGGTGATGAACTGATGAGACGTGTTGTGACGTGTTAGAAGTGAACTGAAAGTTCCTGTCTGTGAGGACAAACTGCTCCCAGATCAGCCTGCACACGAAGCTTTTGTTTCAGACAGGTGAGAACAGGTGACGCACCTGAACGTGTCACACCTGAAAGGTGTGCTCCATGTGTAAAGGTCAGAGCtcctcccctcacacacacataggacAACAACAAATCTGCCTCACCTGTGTGTGAGCACGTAGCTCCACAGGAAGTCACTCTTCTTTGTTGGtgcatttaaagctgcagtgctggaggaggtgaggagttCAGGGTCTTGTCAGGTACGGTCGGTCCAACCTTTAATCCTCAGGTCAGACTGATGGTGTTCACGCACACATCTGAACGAACTGAGCTCAAAGGTTAAAGCAAAAACCACCGCTAACTCACAGcgttttattctgaaataaaCCACCACCAActcacagcattttattctgaaataaaCCTCCAAACCGATGGGTCGCACTGAGATTCCTTCATACATTACAGTCTGTGAATGTGCCCCTAAAATCAGCctttaatgtcattaaaaaccaaaacaaacagctcatcAGCTCATCAGGTCATCAGTGGGTCACAGAGTTCAGGCTGAAGCTTTCTAAACATCATGGAGGTTCAGTGTCCCACAGACTTGAACGTGACGCTGGCTGCTTTATGTGTCCCCAAAACAAACCCGCTGAGCAtgattcacactcacacacacacacacacacacacacacacacactccacagtgTTACActatacagtggtatgaaaaagtttgggcacccctgatcattttcaggattttcctttataaatcattggttgttcggatcagcaatttcagttaaatatatcatatagcagacaaacacagtgatatttcagaagtgaaatgaagtttataggattaacagaaagtgtgcaataattacttaaacaacattaggcaggtgcataaatttgggcacccttgttgttttattgatttgagtacctttagcactaattattggaacacaaagtttgtttggtaagctcattgacccttgacctacatacacaggtgaatccgatcatgagaaagggtatttcaggtggccagtagcaagttgttctcccttttgcatcttctctgaggagtggcaacatgggagcctcaaaacaactctcaaatgacctgaaaacaaagattgtccaacatcatggtttaggggaaggatacaaaaagctggctcagagatttaagctgtcagtttccactgtgaggaacatagtgaggaaatggaagaccacaggcacagtcctagttaaggcccggagtggcaggccaagaaaaatctctgataagcagaggcgaggaatggtgagaacggtcaaactcaacccacagaccagctccaaagacctacaacatgatcttgctgcagatggtgtcactgtgcatcgttcaactattcagcgcactttgcacaaggagatgctgtatgggagagtaatgcggcggaagccttttctacgcacatgccacaaacagagtcgcttgaggtatgctaaagcacatttggacaagccagctcccttttggaataaggtgctgtggactgatgaatgtaaaattgagttatttggacataacaaggggcggtatgcatggcggaagaagaacacagcattccaagacaaacacttgctacccacagtaaaatttggtggtggttccatcatgctgtggggctgtgtggccagtgcaggtactggcaatcttgtaaaagttgaaggttgcatggattccagtcagtatcagcagattcttgccaacaatgttcaagaatcagtgacaaagttgcgccggggctggatacttcaacaagacgaccccaaacactgctcaaactctacaaaggcattcatgcagaggaacaactacaatgttctggaatggccatctcagtccccagacctgaacattattgaaaatctgtggtgtgatttaaagcgggctgtccatgctcggaaaccatcaaacctgactgaactggagattttttgtaaagaagaatggtcaaaaataccttcaaccagactccagaccctcattggaagctataggaagcgtttagaggctgttatttctgcaaaaggaggatctatgaaatattgatgtcatttttctgttgtggtgcccaaatttatgcacctgcctaatgttgtttaagtaattattgcacactttctgttaatcctataaacttcatttcacttctgaaatatcactgtgtttgtctgctatatgatatatttaactgaaattgctgatccgaacaaccaatgatttataaaggaaaatcctgaaaatgatcaggggtgcccaaactttttcataccactgtatgtgTAGTTGTTCTCAGTGTGGACTCATGTGTTCCTGCTGACTCAGACTGTAAGCGGTCTGGACAGGACGGTTCACGTTGAGTCCCACAGAGGGAAGACATCCGTCTCATGTGGGGGACGAGCTGTGTGCCACCCAGTCTGAGTCCCAGAGTCCTGACATGGTTGTCCCGGCTCAGGTTCAGCAGGAGAACCAAGCTGATCCTGCAGAAAGACTTTGTCAGAAGTTTCATTCCTGGTTAGAAGCTTCTTTGAGCCCACAGTCGGTATGTACTGATCTGTTTATAAGTGCAGTACTTCTGTAGTATAACTGTATGCACTCTAAGGTACTGCAGTGCCACCTGCTGGCCGATAGCAGCAGTTCATTTCCTTGCGCCTGTAGTCGCAGTGTTACGGTATTTGAGCTGCGGCTCTATTACCGTACCTGAGCCGACATGGCAGCGGCGGCAGCTGCACAGCCCACCGTGagtcttcttctctggtttttATCTCCCTGAAAGTCCGAGCTGTTCTCTTTATGCTTCACCAGGCCGTCGGTTGGCCTGTCGGTTAGCCTGCCGCTCACTGCCGTCGATTAGCGCAGGATTGGTCCAGTGAAACGTTGATCTTTGACACTCGGTGGACACGCTGAACCGGAAGCGCCCGGGCGAACCTCCGTCCAGGTGCTTGTGTTGAGAGCAAACAGCGTGTGTTTCCCCTGCCGGACTGCAGTGCTGACCTGCTGCCGGCGGCTGAACCGGACCGGAACCCGTGAGCTCACTGCGCTGCTGTAGTCCCAGGTAGTTCAGCTGAAATGCTCAGATTTCCCACAGACTTAAACGTCTGTCAGGAGTTTATTCGTGCTAAATCAGGTGTGTGACAGGTTTATTTTACAACAGAACACACCCGCCCATGTGGAAGAGTCCGGGTACCGAGCGGACCCTGTCCTGAAGTCAGTGTGTGCAGGGCCGTAATTAGAATGTGTAGTGGGGGCCCCAGCGTCACTGTTGTGTGACGTGTACTTCATGTAAAATCAAACTGTTGCTCTAAACTCCCATCAGAAAGTTAGTTAACGAGCTTACGTTCCATTCGCtcgaaataaatgaaaaacGAAGCTTGGTGTTCATGACGTTTTAGACCCAAAACAAGAATAGTAACACAAGATCCCTCAGATTATAAATGAGTGAAAGTTTGTGTTGGTTTGTGTTCTCTTTAATCTGcccacctgacaggtgtggctTATCGGCatgctgattaaacaacatGACTACAGAGCAGGTCACagtaaaatgtgctgttttatcTCAGGACGTTTACGAGGCCCTGAACTTTGGACTTCACAGGAGCAGGCTTACAGACGTACCGATTCGTCTGTGAAGGCAACGCTGCTCCAGACGCCGTCGAAGGTGAGCATTTGAAGCCTGGTCAGGACCGTGGCTGCTCTCAGTCCATCAGCAGGTGAAGAAGCTGGACGTGGAGGTCCTGGGCGGCTGTGGTTAAATGTGGTCTGTGGTTGCGAGGCCGGTTGGATGTGCTGCCAGACGCTCTGAAATGACACTGGAGCGGTTTGTGGTCGTGAAATGAACATTCAGTTTGtggacagcagctgtgacaaCACCTTTGTGACCAAAGTACACCTGTGCAGTAATCATGCTGTTTAATGAAGATGTTGACATGCCACACCTGTCTCGGTGCTGGACAGGTGCTGGACAGGTGCTAACTGAAACAAACTGGAGAGAAGTGAATTCAACATGTGACCAGAGGGAACGAGaacaggattttgtttttagtgaaGCTGCGGGCTGAGACTTCACACGTCCTGTAGGACTTAAGGACGGACTGATCAGAATTCGGTGGTCAGAGGTCACTTTTttatccaaaacacaaaatttatgGCATTAATTATGACAAAGATTCACTCCAAAGTCCAtcaggataaaatgatgaagtgatgacattgtCCATctgaaaggtcaaaggtcagcttcacgACATCACAGTGTTTTCCATCTGCTCTTCAGCAGCCGGACTCAGGAGCTGAAGGGCTCACTGGGACCAGATTCCACATGTGgttcaatgtgtgtgtgaagcctccacgttttacaggctgcagctgatgacactgagcttcaggtgaagAAGCTCCCAGTCAGTCACTTCAGGTGTGATCCGACTCTGGACGGGCGTGCAGGTAAACTGAAGCCTGACAGGTGTGTGGAGGCAAACGGCCATGAGGTGGTACCTGTGTgaaacttcctgtttgtgtcactgCGCCTCCACTGCGTCTCAGCGAGGAAATGAACAATAAGTCAAAGAGTTCGCAGCTCAGATGTCTTTTTTACATGAAGCTTgtggtttttcttgtttttgacttgttttcaATGTGAGCACTGCAGCTGTTCTGTCCAAACTTTGTTCATAAAACCGTCTTTTAAATTCTCCTGGAGAGGCCAACATTTTGAGATCCTCAAGTTTGTGAATGTGTCTAAAAGGATTTGATGAAGTCTTGTGATTGAAATCAGGCACAAACAAGTTAAGCTTCATCCATGTCTCTAATGATGCTGTCATGTTCATTAACTGACGATACCAAAACTTTGATGACAAACTATTAAATTTATCCTTTGGGCTCATGTTTTCCACAGAGATGAAAGAGTAACTGAGAAAGATTTCTGTCTCGTCTCTTTCTGCAGGACCAAACTGAACCTCTCAGCTCACCAGCAGCCGACTGGATTTCCACAGAGCAGTCAGTCCACAGCGGATCCATCAGGGTTCACTGCTGTGGGTTTGCCTGTCGGGACCTAAACTTGGACCTGAACCGTCCGAGTGGACTTGGTTTTGTCACGCTGTGGGTCCAGGCGGTTTCACCAATGCCTCGATGGAAACTGCTGTTCAGTCAGCACTTGCGGTGGTCCAGCACCATCACGCAAGCCCTCGTCCTGTCCGTCATCACATTTTGTGTCATCCTGCCTCTGTGCTGCCATCGGCTGCTTTACTCTTACTTCTTCATCAGGTCCATGTACCTGGACTCCATGAGTGAGGAGGTCCTGCGGGAAAGCCGTGACCGAGGCCAGGACGCTCTGCACTTCTGGCAGAGCACTTCCTCTGCGGCGGCGACGTCTTCCAAATTCAGGGATGTGGGCAAGCATCCCGAGCTGCTGGTTACCGTGGTGACGGCCAGGCGGAACGAAGGTCAGGATTTCCACTACCTGCTCCAGGTGATGCGGCAGCTGAGCAGCATTGTGGGAGGCTGTGGGCAGCAGCGGTGTGCGGAGGTGTTGGTCTGTGATGTGGAAAGTGGTCCCCAGGAAAACCAGGATGCCAGCCTGCTGGAGGCCCACTTCAAGGTGATTCGACGGTCCCCTCAGGAGCAGCATAAGAACAGGGAACAGATAAACACCTTcgagagggagaagagggatTACGTCTTTTGCCTCCGCAAGGGATGGGAGCTGGTGAAGCCCAGAAACATGGTTGTACTGGAGGATGATGCTTTGCCGACGCAGGACTTTTTCACAGTCATAAAAGACCTGCTGTCACGTCGGTTTGCCCTCCAGACCCTCTACATAAAACTGTATCACCCTGAAAGGCTGCAGCGCTACTGGAACCCTGAGCCTTACCGCATCCTGGAGTGGGTGGGACTTGGACTGGTCGGCGCGACGgccctcctcctcactcttGTTTACTGGAAGCCctgctctttctccttcacGCTGTCTGCAGGACACCTTCTCTTCTTCACCCTCTACTTCATGGCTGCCGCCGAGCTGCTGGGGCGGCACTACCTCCTGGAGGTGCGGAGACTGTCTCCACAGCTCTATGCCGTCTCCCCAGCCACAGAGTGCTGCACCCCAGCCATGCTCTTCCCCGGCAACGCCTCGCTCAGGGTGGCCGATTATCTGGACGGCTCATTCTGCGTGAAGGGGAATGCCAAAGACATCGTCCTGTATCAGCTGGCGAGGACGATCCCTGGGGAAAGGTCTCACAGCGTGGAACCCAACCTCGTCACCCACATAGGGGCATATTCCTCAGTCAGGCCCAACCCATCCAGACCCAAAATCCTCTGAAAGGGAGGAGCCGCGAGGAcgtggaggacagacagacagtcagtgcaACAAGGCTGGACTTAGTCAAGTTCCTCCTGACTTGGTTCCACTTTTCCACCATCTCATTTTCTGGACTCTTCAGACGTTTGACTTCAGCGAGTGTTGATTTGCAGGTGAGAAGATGAAACATGAGCTGTGTTTGGTTGATAAGTACTGGATTCTTCTTTTCAGCACCAGATCACATCAGCTGCTCTCACTGAACTGTGTTTTCTTCACGTCTTCGCTGCTGGaacactttgtctttctgcttgTCCACTGCTGGATTAATTCTACTGCCtcaaactgtttaaaataaTCAGATGCTGTCAGTGTCCACTGTGACTATCATCCACCATTTTTGCTATGAGTGAGATTATTAAAAGATTTGTTCACTGTTCccacaaaacattcaaacatttgaATCAGATTTCTCCTTCACAAATGGCCTTTGAGAATGAGACCACATTGACCAGAGACCGGAGAACAGACCACACTGATCTGTGAGAGTACACAGTGAGGGGAGTTGAAGGTGCACTAAGACATTTGTTCAAGTTGGAGCTTACCAGTCACGTGCAACCATGAGGGTCAGaagtgagttttatttttcaggaaCATTTCGGTCTGACTGTTGATTGGTCACAGTCTTTATCTTCTGGGTTACTGAATGAGGCTTGTGTCACG
This genomic window contains:
- the pgap4 gene encoding transmembrane protein 246 isoform X3, giving the protein MAAAAAAQPTDQTEPLSSPAADWISTEQSVHSGSIRVHCCGFACRDLNLDLNRPSGLGFVTLWVQAVSPMPRWKLLFSQHLRWSSTITQALVLSVITFCVILPLCCHRLLYSYFFIRSMYLDSMSEEVLRESRDRGQDALHFWQSTSSAAATSSKFRDVGKHPELLVTVVTARRNEGQDFHYLLQVMRQLSSIVGGCGQQRCAEVLVCDVESGPQENQDASLLEAHFKVIRRSPQEQHKNREQINTFEREKRDYVFCLRKGWELVKPRNMVVLEDDALPTQDFFTVIKDLLSRRFALQTLYIKLYHPERLQRYWNPEPYRILEWVGLGLVGATALLLTLVYWKPCSFSFTLSAGHLLFFTLYFMAAAELLGRHYLLEVRRLSPQLYAVSPATECCTPAMLFPGNASLRVADYLDGSFCVKGNAKDIVLYQLARTIPGERSHSVEPNLVTHIGAYSSVRPNPSRPKIL
- the pgap4 gene encoding transmembrane protein 246 isoform X2, which codes for MAAAAAAQPTEQAYRRTDSSVKATLLQTPSKDQTEPLSSPAADWISTEQSVHSGSIRVHCCGFACRDLNLDLNRPSGLGFVTLWVQAVSPMPRWKLLFSQHLRWSSTITQALVLSVITFCVILPLCCHRLLYSYFFIRSMYLDSMSEEVLRESRDRGQDALHFWQSTSSAAATSSKFRDVGKHPELLVTVVTARRNEGQDFHYLLQVMRQLSSIVGGCGQQRCAEVLVCDVESGPQENQDASLLEAHFKVIRRSPQEQHKNREQINTFEREKRDYVFCLRKGWELVKPRNMVVLEDDALPTQDFFTVIKDLLSRRFALQTLYIKLYHPERLQRYWNPEPYRILEWVGLGLVGATALLLTLVYWKPCSFSFTLSAGHLLFFTLYFMAAAELLGRHYLLEVRRLSPQLYAVSPATECCTPAMLFPGNASLRVADYLDGSFCVKGNAKDIVLYQLARTIPGERSHSVEPNLVTHIGAYSSVRPNPSRPKIL
- the pgap4 gene encoding transmembrane protein 246 isoform X1, which gives rise to MLRFPTDLNVCQEFIRAKSGRLRGPELWTSQEQAYRRTDSSVKATLLQTPSKDQTEPLSSPAADWISTEQSVHSGSIRVHCCGFACRDLNLDLNRPSGLGFVTLWVQAVSPMPRWKLLFSQHLRWSSTITQALVLSVITFCVILPLCCHRLLYSYFFIRSMYLDSMSEEVLRESRDRGQDALHFWQSTSSAAATSSKFRDVGKHPELLVTVVTARRNEGQDFHYLLQVMRQLSSIVGGCGQQRCAEVLVCDVESGPQENQDASLLEAHFKVIRRSPQEQHKNREQINTFEREKRDYVFCLRKGWELVKPRNMVVLEDDALPTQDFFTVIKDLLSRRFALQTLYIKLYHPERLQRYWNPEPYRILEWVGLGLVGATALLLTLVYWKPCSFSFTLSAGHLLFFTLYFMAAAELLGRHYLLEVRRLSPQLYAVSPATECCTPAMLFPGNASLRVADYLDGSFCVKGNAKDIVLYQLARTIPGERSHSVEPNLVTHIGAYSSVRPNPSRPKIL
- the pgap4 gene encoding transmembrane protein 246 isoform X4 encodes the protein MPRWKLLFSQHLRWSSTITQALVLSVITFCVILPLCCHRLLYSYFFIRSMYLDSMSEEVLRESRDRGQDALHFWQSTSSAAATSSKFRDVGKHPELLVTVVTARRNEGQDFHYLLQVMRQLSSIVGGCGQQRCAEVLVCDVESGPQENQDASLLEAHFKVIRRSPQEQHKNREQINTFEREKRDYVFCLRKGWELVKPRNMVVLEDDALPTQDFFTVIKDLLSRRFALQTLYIKLYHPERLQRYWNPEPYRILEWVGLGLVGATALLLTLVYWKPCSFSFTLSAGHLLFFTLYFMAAAELLGRHYLLEVRRLSPQLYAVSPATECCTPAMLFPGNASLRVADYLDGSFCVKGNAKDIVLYQLARTIPGERSHSVEPNLVTHIGAYSSVRPNPSRPKIL